One Microbacterium esteraromaticum genomic window carries:
- a CDS encoding DNA helicase — translation MNLSRKRKKELRRLQQDAGRLWESQQVLVGNAADIAREAGRQLGNFNREQVVPTVQETYERRLAPTVDRGVRFGKHVVDDRVVPIVGGVVGTALSAWDVANKKRHDLGFGPRHVAPQKKSIGVGSVIAIVLGAAAAIGVVAAAWQALRADDELWVADDPLSPPNA, via the coding sequence GTGAATCTCAGCCGCAAGCGCAAGAAGGAACTGCGTCGACTTCAGCAGGACGCCGGACGACTCTGGGAGTCGCAGCAGGTTCTCGTCGGGAACGCTGCCGACATCGCCCGTGAGGCCGGCCGCCAGCTCGGCAACTTCAACCGTGAGCAGGTCGTGCCCACCGTGCAGGAGACGTACGAGCGTCGCCTCGCACCCACGGTCGACCGCGGCGTGAGATTCGGCAAGCACGTGGTCGACGACCGCGTCGTGCCCATCGTCGGAGGCGTCGTCGGCACCGCCCTGTCGGCGTGGGATGTCGCAAACAAGAAGCGCCACGACCTCGGCTTCGGCCCGCGTCACGTCGCGCCGCAGAAGAAGAGCATAGGCGTGGGCTCGGTCATCGCCATCGTGCTCGGCGCCGCCGCGGCCATCGGGGTCGTCGCCGCGGCCTGGCAGGCGCTGCGCGCCGATGACGAGCTGTGGGTCGCAGACGACCCGCTCTCGCCCCCCAACGCATGA
- a CDS encoding NUDIX hydrolase yields the protein MELRVAAYGIVTDDDGRVLLARWVEGRRVAWTLPGGGLEQGEDPELAVRRELREETGFQIETTALLGIHSRVIPASRRVRRDENKLPLHTLRIVYRAEITGGSLRFETNGSTDMAAWFSLDEVAELQRVKLVDIGLRMAGLLSR from the coding sequence ATGGAACTTCGCGTCGCGGCCTATGGCATCGTCACCGACGACGACGGCCGAGTGCTGCTCGCGCGCTGGGTAGAGGGGCGTCGTGTCGCCTGGACGCTTCCCGGCGGCGGGTTGGAGCAGGGTGAGGATCCCGAGCTCGCCGTGCGCAGGGAGCTGCGCGAGGAGACCGGGTTCCAGATCGAGACGACGGCGCTGCTCGGCATCCACTCCCGCGTGATCCCGGCTTCGCGGCGGGTGCGACGCGACGAGAACAAGCTGCCGCTGCACACCCTTCGCATCGTCTACCGCGCCGAGATCACGGGCGGTTCGCTGCGCTTCGAGACGAACGGATCGACCGACATGGCGGCCTGGTTCAGCCTCGACGAGGTCGCCGAGCTGCAGCGGGTGAAGCTCGTCGACATCGGCCTGCGCATGGCGGGCCTGCTGAGCCGGTGA
- a CDS encoding aminoacyl-tRNA deacylase, which translates to MTEADPHQRVRAAAAARGLDIEIRERPQARSLPEAAAILGLQPSDIVKTLVVKRSDDTYLFALVPGGRSISWPKLRAIVGVNKLRLPEPELALAATGYERGTIVPIGSTTEWPVYADESIVGRRIAMGAGAHGYSLFTEADDLIRAYGATVADISQPEQSRD; encoded by the coding sequence ATGACCGAGGCCGACCCGCATCAGCGGGTGCGCGCCGCTGCGGCCGCCCGGGGCCTCGACATCGAGATCCGCGAGCGGCCGCAGGCACGCAGTCTGCCCGAGGCGGCTGCGATTCTCGGCCTTCAGCCGTCCGACATCGTCAAGACCCTCGTCGTGAAGAGGTCAGACGACACCTATCTGTTCGCGCTCGTGCCGGGCGGCCGGTCGATCTCCTGGCCCAAGTTGCGCGCGATCGTCGGAGTGAACAAGCTGCGCCTGCCCGAGCCAGAGCTCGCCCTGGCCGCGACAGGGTACGAGCGCGGCACCATCGTGCCGATCGGCAGCACGACGGAATGGCCGGTGTACGCCGACGAGAGCATCGTCGGGCGCCGCATCGCGATGGGCGCCGGCGCCCACGGCTACAGCCTGTTCACCGAGGCCGATGATCTGATCCGCGCGTACGGCGCGACGGTCGCCGATATCTCCCAGCCCGAGCAGTCGCGCGACTGA
- a CDS encoding helix-turn-helix transcriptional regulator gives MAEILRMDSDDVDDVEEIWKTFVPSASLLRIDPADFAFRWRSATLKDVSIVRYSLTAEVHAHVQPEDQLFACRVVTSDGRLRSRRSVIEPGMPWATDSAQVEAEWKGIAEVSALIFDRGRAQQLARRITGDDLLSLRLTSVHPRSDAAARQWVRAFDHLLTSALAGDDGDELIEAGLARHALTTILTCFPSTFSSALVKGAGEGAGHGGATVRRALAYIDDNAHLPITVEDVAEAVHISTRGLQYSFRRSIDTTPTEYLRRVRLDGAHRDLRNGAGDESVAQIARRWGFGNSSRFNALYQQTYGRSARETLENGD, from the coding sequence GTGGCGGAGATTCTGCGGATGGACTCCGACGACGTCGACGACGTCGAGGAGATCTGGAAGACATTCGTGCCGTCGGCATCGCTGCTGCGCATCGATCCGGCGGACTTCGCGTTCCGCTGGCGTTCTGCGACGCTGAAGGACGTGTCGATCGTGAGGTACTCGCTGACTGCCGAGGTGCATGCGCACGTGCAGCCCGAGGATCAGCTCTTCGCCTGCCGGGTCGTCACCTCCGACGGCCGGCTGCGCAGCCGCAGATCGGTCATCGAGCCGGGGATGCCCTGGGCCACAGACAGCGCGCAGGTCGAAGCCGAATGGAAGGGCATCGCCGAGGTGTCGGCCCTCATCTTCGATCGCGGCCGCGCGCAGCAGCTCGCGCGTCGGATCACGGGTGACGACCTGCTCTCGCTGCGGCTCACATCGGTGCACCCCCGCTCCGACGCGGCCGCGCGCCAATGGGTGCGCGCCTTCGATCACCTGCTCACCTCGGCGCTGGCGGGCGATGACGGCGATGAGCTGATCGAGGCCGGTCTGGCCCGTCACGCGCTGACGACGATCCTCACCTGCTTCCCCTCGACGTTCTCGTCGGCGCTCGTCAAGGGAGCGGGCGAAGGCGCAGGCCACGGCGGCGCCACTGTGCGCAGGGCGCTCGCCTACATCGACGACAACGCGCACCTGCCGATCACCGTCGAGGATGTCGCGGAGGCCGTGCACATCTCGACCAGAGGCCTGCAGTACTCGTTCCGGCGCAGCATCGACACCACCCCGACCGAGTACCTGCGCCGTGTGCGCCTCGACGGGGCGCATCGCGATCTGCGAAACGGCGCAGGAGACGAATCCGTCGCGCAGATCGCGCGGCGATGGGGTTTCGGCAACTCCTCCCGTTTCAACGCGCTGTACCAGCAGACGTACGGCCGGTCGGCCAGGGAGACGTTGGAGAACGGCGACTGA
- a CDS encoding peptidylprolyl isomerase — protein MPHASHVATLHTNHGDIVINLFGDHAPNTVANFVGLADGSKAWTHPATGKPGEGPLYKDVIFHRIIPNFMIQGGDPLGQGIGGPGYNFNDEIHPELNFNDPYVLAMANAGLRRNAITGQPEGTNGSQFFITTDPTPWLMGKHTIFGVVADDASKAVVDEIAAVRTGAQDRPVEDVVLHSVDIVAN, from the coding sequence ATGCCTCACGCATCTCACGTCGCAACCCTGCACACCAACCACGGTGACATCGTCATCAACCTGTTCGGCGACCACGCCCCGAACACGGTCGCCAACTTCGTCGGCCTCGCCGACGGCTCGAAGGCATGGACGCACCCCGCCACCGGAAAGCCGGGCGAGGGCCCCCTCTACAAGGACGTCATCTTCCACCGCATCATCCCCAACTTCATGATCCAGGGCGGCGACCCGCTCGGTCAGGGCATCGGCGGACCGGGTTACAACTTCAACGACGAGATCCACCCCGAGCTGAACTTCAACGACCCGTACGTGCTCGCCATGGCGAACGCGGGTCTGCGCCGCAACGCCATCACCGGCCAGCCGGAGGGCACCAACGGCTCGCAGTTCTTCATCACCACCGACCCGACCCCGTGGCTGATGGGCAAGCACACCATCTTCGGCGTCGTCGCCGATGACGCCTCGAAGGCCGTGGTCGACGAGATCGCCGCCGTCCGCACCGGTGCGCAGGACCGTCCCGTCGAGGACGTCGTGCTGCACTCGGTCGACATCGTCGCCAACTGA